One bacterium genomic window, AAAAACCAAACTCTGAGCCTCGGACTGTAATTCAGCCATCAGTCAATGCAGAAACTGGCATCACTCTTTTACAACAACTCGTCGATAAAGCAAATGATCTATATACTAATTCAAATTTGAAAAACTCTGATATACAAGCATGGAAAACAACAGCACACGACTTCTTGGTTCGAGTATTCGGTTCCGATTCACCAAACATAAATTCGGTCCGATACGCCGATGGAGATGAACCTCTTTTTGCAGGAATGAGCGATGTTGATTATTCAAATTATTTGCGTTCCGGTATGCAAAACAAAATCAAGGTTATCAAGGCTTGCATCGAGCAACTTAATGTCGACATTCAACTCCGGGAAAATAGCAATCCTATTTCAGAACCACAAACTCCAGAGAATGACACACCCTCAAATAAAGTATTCGTGGTCCATGGACATGATGAAGGACTAAAGGAGACTGTCGCTCGTTTTTTAGAAAAACTTAATCTAGCCCCGATTGTTTTGCATGAAAAGCCGAACAAGGGACGCACGATAATTGAAAAATTTTCTGATTACTCGGATGTTCATTTTGCTGTTGTCTTACTCACGGCAGACGAT contains:
- a CDS encoding nucleotide-binding protein, whose protein sequence is MSDVDYSNYLRSGMQNKIKVIKACIEQLNVDIQLRENSNPISEPQTPENDTPSNKVFVVHGHDEGLKETVARFLEKLNLAPIVLHEKPNKGRTIIEKFSDYSDVHFAVVLLTADDEGKSIKSAKQLKPRARQNVVLELGFFLGKLGRAKVCALYEKGVEIPSDYEGVLFLPLEPHDSWKFSLVRELKAAGFSVDANQVFSSDS